A stretch of the Streptosporangium sp. NBC_01755 genome encodes the following:
- a CDS encoding roadblock/LC7 domain-containing protein: protein MSKQAVLAELKILREQVTGVLETAVASVDGLLVAADSEGSRPEVLAALAAATLGLGKRTGYEVGMGELREVVTRCRGGYIVVYAVRQEALLVVLADEGLDVSRLHVESRPTVERLGKLLTGA from the coding sequence ATGAGCAAGCAGGCGGTGCTCGCCGAGCTGAAGATCCTGCGTGAGCAGGTGACCGGCGTGCTGGAGACGGCCGTCGCGTCGGTGGACGGACTGCTCGTCGCGGCCGACAGCGAGGGCTCGCGGCCCGAGGTGCTGGCCGCACTGGCCGCCGCCACGCTGGGGCTGGGTAAACGCACGGGCTACGAGGTGGGCATGGGGGAGCTTCGTGAGGTGGTGACCCGCTGCCGCGGCGGATACATCGTCGTCTACGCCGTCCGCCAGGAGGCGCTGCTCGTCGTGCTCGCCGACGAGGGGCTGGACGTCTCCCGGTTGCACGTGGAGTCCCGGCCCACGGTGGAGCGGCTGGGCAAGCTGCTCACCGGAGCCTGA
- the glpK gene encoding glycerol kinase GlpK: MPDFVGAVDQGTTSTRFMIFDHGGNEIARHQLEHEQILPRAGWVEHNPTEIWERTRAVIETALNRAGLVAADLAALGITNQRETTVVWNRTTGRPYHNAIVWQDTRTDRIASALDRDGRGDVIRHRAGLPPATYFSGGKIQWILENVDGVREAAEAGEAIFGNTDTWLLWNLTGGTDGGVHVTDPTNASRTMLMNLETLDWDDELLSFFGIPRRMLPAIAPSSHPGLYGTTRRGGPLRGEVPLSGDLGDQQAATVGQVCFEVGEAKNTYGTGNFLLLNTGTELVRSKHGLLTTVCYRFGEEPPVYALEGSIAVTGSAVQWLRDQLGIISGAAQSESLARQVEDNGGVYFVPAFSGLFAPYWRSDARGAIVGLSRFNNNAHLARATLEAICYQSRDVVEAMRQDSGVTLDVLRVDGGVTANNLCMQIQADLLGVPVSRPVVAETTALGAAYAAGLAVGFWKSKDELKQNWQEGRRWEPQWSEEQRAAGYAGWKKAVERTLNWVDVS, from the coding sequence ATGCCTGACTTCGTCGGAGCGGTCGACCAGGGCACGACGAGCACCCGTTTCATGATCTTCGATCACGGCGGCAACGAGATAGCCCGGCACCAGCTCGAACACGAGCAGATCCTGCCGCGGGCGGGGTGGGTCGAGCACAATCCCACGGAGATCTGGGAGCGCACCAGGGCGGTGATCGAGACGGCGCTGAACAGGGCGGGCCTGGTCGCCGCCGACCTCGCCGCGCTCGGCATCACCAACCAGCGCGAGACCACGGTGGTCTGGAACCGGACCACCGGACGCCCGTACCACAACGCGATCGTCTGGCAGGACACCCGCACCGACCGGATCGCCTCGGCCCTGGACCGCGACGGCAGGGGCGACGTCATCCGCCACCGGGCGGGCCTCCCCCCGGCGACGTACTTCTCCGGCGGCAAGATCCAGTGGATCCTGGAGAACGTCGACGGGGTACGCGAGGCGGCCGAGGCCGGAGAGGCGATCTTCGGCAACACCGACACCTGGCTGCTGTGGAATCTCACCGGCGGTACCGACGGCGGCGTGCACGTCACCGACCCCACCAACGCCAGCCGCACGATGCTGATGAACCTGGAGACCCTCGACTGGGACGACGAACTGCTGTCGTTCTTCGGTATCCCCCGCCGAATGCTGCCTGCCATCGCCCCCTCCTCCCATCCCGGCCTCTACGGCACCACCAGGAGAGGCGGCCCGCTACGTGGCGAGGTCCCGCTCTCCGGTGACCTCGGCGACCAGCAGGCCGCCACAGTCGGACAGGTCTGCTTCGAGGTGGGCGAGGCCAAGAACACCTACGGCACCGGCAACTTCCTGCTGCTCAACACCGGCACCGAGTTGGTCCGCTCCAAGCACGGCCTGCTCACCACCGTCTGCTACCGCTTCGGCGAGGAGCCGCCGGTGTACGCGCTGGAGGGTTCCATAGCCGTGACCGGTTCCGCCGTGCAGTGGCTCCGCGACCAGCTCGGCATCATCTCGGGGGCGGCGCAGAGCGAGTCACTCGCCCGGCAGGTCGAGGACAACGGCGGCGTCTACTTCGTGCCCGCCTTCTCCGGCCTCTTCGCGCCGTACTGGCGGTCGGACGCCCGGGGCGCCATCGTCGGCCTGTCGCGCTTCAACAACAACGCCCACCTCGCGCGGGCCACCCTGGAGGCGATCTGCTACCAGAGCCGCGACGTGGTCGAGGCGATGCGGCAGGACTCCGGCGTCACCCTCGACGTCCTGCGGGTCGACGGCGGCGTCACCGCCAACAACCTGTGCATGCAGATCCAGGCCGACCTGCTCGGCGTACCCGTCTCCAGACCCGTGGTGGCCGAGACGACCGCGCTGGGGGCCGCCTACGCGGCGGGGCTGGCCGTCGGCTTCTGGAAGTCGAAGGACGAGCTCAAACAGAACTGGCAGGAGGGCCGCCGCTGGGAGCCGCAGTGGTCCGAGGAACAGCGGGCCGCCGGCTACGCCGGCTGGAAGAAAGCGGTCGAACGCACCCTCAACTGGGTCGACGTGTCCTGA
- a CDS encoding MIP/aquaporin family protein: MAERLKSRGLLGEMAAEFTGTMILILFGVAVVAQVVAAGIGDHDSIAWAWGLGVMLGVYVAARTSGAHLNPAVTVALAAFKGFSWRKVLPYCLAQTAGAFVAALIVRFNYGEVLEKADPGLTIKTQSVFSTLPGNGSLPVGTWGAFRDQVIGTAILLLLILALSDARNTAPMANLAPFMIGLLVVAIGMAWGSNAGYAINPARDFGPRLASFLTGYETAWQDQYGQLYFWVPIVAPLIGGLIGAFLYEILVAGFLPSEETGPEVGRVTPEDPRHP, encoded by the coding sequence ATGGCGGAGCGCCTGAAAAGCCGTGGGCTTCTCGGGGAGATGGCGGCCGAGTTCACCGGCACCATGATTTTGATCCTGTTCGGGGTGGCGGTGGTGGCCCAGGTCGTGGCGGCCGGGATCGGCGACCACGACAGCATCGCCTGGGCGTGGGGGCTCGGGGTGATGCTGGGCGTCTATGTCGCGGCGCGCACCAGTGGTGCCCACCTCAACCCCGCCGTCACCGTCGCGCTGGCCGCCTTCAAGGGCTTCTCCTGGCGCAAGGTCCTGCCGTACTGCCTGGCACAGACCGCAGGCGCGTTTGTGGCGGCGCTCATCGTCCGCTTCAACTACGGCGAGGTGCTGGAGAAGGCCGACCCCGGGCTCACGATCAAGACCCAGAGCGTCTTCTCGACCCTGCCGGGCAACGGGTCACTGCCCGTCGGCACCTGGGGCGCCTTCCGCGACCAGGTGATCGGCACCGCCATCCTGCTCCTGCTCATCCTCGCCCTCTCCGACGCGCGCAACACGGCGCCCATGGCCAACCTCGCCCCCTTCATGATCGGCCTGCTGGTCGTGGCCATCGGCATGGCCTGGGGTAGCAACGCGGGCTACGCCATCAACCCCGCCCGCGACTTCGGGCCGCGGCTCGCCTCGTTCCTGACCGGGTACGAGACGGCCTGGCAGGACCAGTACGGGCAGCTCTACTTCTGGGTGCCGATCGTGGCGCCCCTCATCGGGGGGCTGATCGGGGCGTTCCTCTACGAGATCCTGGTGGCCGGATTCCTTCCTTCCGAGGAGACCGGCCCCGAGGTGGGGCGGGTAACGCCCGAAGACCCGCGCCACCCCTGA
- a CDS encoding polysaccharide deacetylase family protein — protein MGRLRIGRAGVVVVAAGVVLAGCGSGQDGADEQKAKLAAAAKASAAAAASQANLLKTRAAAAAKVKANELGQIPVLMYHRVVDKPTTQDDRTPKQFRTELERLARENYVPVTAAEFVTGRIDIPAGKHPVVLTFDDSSPSQFELDGTGLPRPNTAVAILQSVAKAHPGFRPVGTFYVTRDMFGKETPEEGAQMLLWLTDKGFDIGNHTRDHLNLRGKEKKAVNEEVAAGHRLITGLIKTPPVTLALPYGNQPDTKEWGLKGSSGDVSYNYGGVFLAGYTPALSPFNKKFDPLGIPRIRSMDKTGDCAKFCSVAWLDWLKANADERYTSDGDAKTIAFPKFKAPFVAKSFSDRVLPY, from the coding sequence ATGGGCCGTCTCAGAATAGGCAGGGCCGGTGTGGTGGTCGTCGCGGCAGGAGTCGTGCTGGCCGGGTGCGGATCGGGACAGGACGGGGCCGACGAGCAGAAGGCGAAGCTGGCCGCCGCGGCCAAGGCGTCGGCCGCCGCGGCGGCCTCGCAGGCCAACCTCCTCAAGACCAGGGCGGCGGCTGCCGCCAAGGTCAAGGCCAACGAGCTCGGGCAGATCCCCGTTCTCATGTACCACCGGGTGGTCGACAAGCCCACGACCCAGGACGACCGCACTCCCAAACAGTTCCGCACCGAGCTGGAGCGGCTGGCCAGGGAGAACTACGTGCCCGTCACCGCGGCCGAGTTCGTCACCGGGCGCATCGACATCCCGGCGGGAAAGCACCCCGTCGTCCTCACCTTCGACGACTCCTCACCCTCACAGTTCGAGCTGGACGGGACGGGCCTCCCCCGGCCGAACACCGCGGTCGCGATCCTGCAGAGCGTCGCCAAGGCCCACCCCGGCTTCCGCCCGGTCGGCACGTTCTATGTCACGCGCGACATGTTCGGCAAGGAGACGCCCGAGGAGGGGGCACAGATGCTCCTCTGGCTCACCGACAAGGGCTTCGACATCGGCAACCACACCCGCGACCACCTCAACCTGCGCGGTAAGGAGAAGAAGGCGGTGAACGAGGAGGTGGCGGCGGGCCACCGGCTCATCACCGGGCTGATCAAGACGCCCCCGGTCACGCTGGCGCTGCCGTACGGCAACCAGCCCGACACCAAGGAGTGGGGTCTCAAGGGCTCCTCGGGTGACGTCTCCTACAACTACGGCGGCGTGTTCCTCGCCGGTTACACCCCCGCGCTGTCGCCGTTCAACAAGAAGTTCGACCCGCTCGGCATCCCGCGCATCCGCTCGATGGACAAGACGGGCGACTGCGCCAAGTTCTGCTCCGTGGCCTGGCTCGACTGGTTGAAGGCGAACGCCGACGAGCGCTACACCTCTGACGGCGACGCGAAGACGATCGCCTTCCCCAAGTTCAAGGCGCCCTTCGTGGCCAAGTCCTTCAGCGATCGCGTTCTGCCCTACTGA
- a CDS encoding S1C family serine protease, with protein sequence MGRSKTGVALLATAVMTLAGCGQGMSLQPPGTAGSPSASVSTSVGASVGASPGGSPGTTPAPGNGLGSLETAYEQIITKALPSIVQITTSESLGSGVVFDTAGHIVTNAHVVGSSRRVEVTLATGGTPRTARLISSFKLGDLAVIKVDDPTGLQPAVFGDSTKLRVGQIVMAMGNPLGLSGSVTNGIISALGRTVTEPSNDNSPGATISGAIQTSAPINPGNSGGALVDIAGEVIGVPTLTAVNPELDNAQAAGIGFAIPSNTVKDIATQIIRDGKVTSTHRAALGVVVRTVIDMSGQPAGVSVVRVLKNSGAQRAGLKAGDLIVSIDGTPTPSTQDLSTLLSGLKPGEDAKVEIIRPDGSRTTLSVPLEELHGG encoded by the coding sequence ATGGGACGATCAAAGACAGGCGTCGCGCTGCTTGCGACCGCCGTCATGACGCTCGCGGGCTGCGGCCAGGGCATGAGTCTGCAACCACCCGGGACGGCCGGCTCCCCCAGCGCCTCGGTGAGCACCTCCGTCGGTGCCTCTGTCGGCGCCTCTCCGGGAGGCTCGCCCGGGACCACACCCGCTCCCGGAAACGGACTCGGTTCCCTGGAGACCGCCTACGAGCAGATCATCACCAAGGCACTGCCGTCCATCGTGCAGATCACCACGAGTGAGAGCCTCGGCTCGGGAGTCGTGTTCGACACCGCCGGGCACATCGTCACCAACGCCCACGTGGTCGGGAGCAGCAGGCGAGTCGAGGTCACGCTCGCCACGGGAGGCACCCCCCGGACGGCCAGACTGATCAGCTCGTTCAAGCTGGGCGACCTGGCCGTGATCAAGGTGGACGACCCGACCGGGCTGCAGCCCGCCGTCTTCGGCGACTCCACCAAGCTGCGGGTCGGCCAGATCGTGATGGCCATGGGAAACCCGCTGGGCCTGTCCGGCAGTGTCACCAACGGGATCATCTCCGCGCTCGGCCGCACCGTCACCGAGCCCTCGAACGACAACTCGCCCGGGGCGACGATCAGCGGGGCCATCCAGACCTCCGCGCCGATCAACCCGGGCAACAGCGGCGGCGCCCTGGTCGACATCGCGGGCGAGGTCATCGGCGTGCCGACCCTGACCGCCGTCAACCCCGAACTCGACAACGCCCAGGCCGCGGGCATCGGCTTCGCGATCCCCTCCAACACCGTCAAGGACATCGCCACGCAGATCATCAGGGACGGCAAGGTCACCAGCACCCACCGGGCCGCGCTCGGCGTCGTCGTACGAACCGTGATCGACATGAGCGGGCAGCCGGCGGGCGTCAGCGTCGTACGGGTGCTGAAGAACAGCGGCGCGCAGCGAGCGGGTCTCAAGGCCGGGGACCTGATCGTCTCGATCGACGGTACGCCCACCCCGTCGACCCAGGACCTGTCGACGCTCCTGTCGGGCCTCAAGCCCGGCGAGGACGCGAAGGTCGAGATCATACGCCCCGACGGCTCAAGGACCACCCTCTCCGTTCCCCTTGAGGAGCTCCACGGGGGCTGA